The nucleotide sequence CGACGCCGGCGGTAGTTGGGCGGTAGCCAGCGGCGGGTGCTCCGACCGCGACCCGGGAATCCCCGGCGACCAACTCGGTGACTGTCGCAACGAGCCGCAACTGAAAGCCCGCGTCCAGGGCCGACTTGACTAGCGGCGCGTTTCCCTCGGCCAATTCGCGGGATGCCCATCGTTCACTTGCTTGGCGATGTCGATCACGCTCTTCCTCCATTCCCAGCGGGTCCGGTGGGGGCCCACCTTGGCCCAGCGCAGCGGTGCACACGTCGAGGAGGTCAGCGGTAGTTCGCGCCAGGGCTGCGTCGCCGGGCATCTTCAAGTTGTTGGCGTCCGGGCGCCACAGCAGGAACATTCGCAGCCGAGTCAATTCGTCGATCAACAGCACCAGGGCACGGTCGCGACTCGTCGCTGAGCCAGGCCGCAACAGTTGCCCGCCATACTTCTCGTGTAGCCGGTGCTCGGCGTCCTTGAGGTCGCGTTGGGCCTGATCGCTGTCGACAGCTGGGCCGGTGGCCACGTCGGGCCATAGCGAGCGCACGACGTTGGCCGACGCCGCCAGCACCTCGCTGACGGCGGCGCGCAGCTCACTTCGGATGTGCACCGGCCACAGGACCAGTGCCCCAACGAGGGCGAACACGACCGCGACGCCGAAGCCAATCAGTCGAGGCCACAGCGCCGTGAGGTCCCCCGGCGCGGTTACGGCGATGACGAACGGCAACAGGATTGACGTCGTTGCGGCGGCGACGTAGCCCCGCAGCACCCCCGAATAGGCCAACGTCGTGCACACCACGAAGGTGACGATGACCGACGCCCAGAAGGAGTTCGACGCAGCAGTCCCGATTGCGATGGCGACAAGTCCGGCCAGGCCCGCCAGGACATAGGCACGTGCACGATCTTTGGTCGGGCCACCGAAGTCCGCGAACGCCAGCAGCACGAAGGTTCCGAAGCCGGCGTAGGGTGCGCCAGCGGGTAGGTCAAGCCCGTACCTGACGGCGACATAGGCCAGTGGCAAGACGATCGCGACCCGCAGCGCTCGACGCAGGATCAGGTTGCCTGGATCGTGCATCCTCGCCCCTGCCTAGTGATTCGCTGTCGAGGCCCGACCAGCCTTGCTCACCCAGTCCAGCCGGGTCCGGCCACGTTGACAGCGAACGAAGCGGTCAGCTCGTTGGTGCCTTCTTGACGGGCGCCTTCTTGGCCGCGGGACGCTTGACGGGCGCCTTCTTGGCCGGGGCTTTGCGTGCCACGGTCGTCTTTGCTCCGGCCTTGGCAGGGGGCTTCGCCGGTGCCTTGGCTGCATCTGCCGCGGCTACTCGCTTGGCGGCCGGAGTTCGCCGGGTGGTGCTCCGTTTTGCCGGGGCCTTCGTGCCCAGGCTTGCTGCAGCGTTCTGCGCGGCCGTTCGAGCTTGCCGGGAACGAGCAGCGGCCGCTGGCGCACGCGTGGTCTTGATGGCCGGGACCTTGACGAGTTTCTCGACCAAGAGGGCAGCCCCCAAGGCGCCACCAAGATCGCCGAGCTCGGCGAGCAGTACCTTCGGCGGGTTCTTTGACTTGATCAGGTGAGGCATCATGGCCTTCTCGATGTCCCGGACGAACGGCTTGCCCATCCGGATACCCAGGCCACCGCCGATGATCACCGCGTCGACGTCGAGCAAGTTGACCGAACTGCCAACGCCAGCCCCAAGCGCCCAAATGGCTCGGTCCATCAGCTTGATCGCCATCTTGTCCTTTTGCTTGATCGCGCGGTACCAGACACCGCTGGACAACCGGACGCGGTCCTTCTTCTTCATAATCTTGAACAGGACCGTCTTCTTGCCCTTGGACTTCCACTTGCGCGCTTGGATCTCCATCGCTGCGCGCCCGGCGTAGGCCTCCATGCAGCCCGACCTGCCGCAGGTGCAGGGCGCTCCACCCTTGGCCATGATGCAGACGTGGCCGATCTCGCCAGCGGCTCCACGACCAACCCACATCTCTCGGTCGATAACGACACCACCGCCAACCCCGGTCCCACAGAACACACCGAGCAGCGAGTTGAACGATCGGCCGGCGCCCAAGTGGACCTCGGCATTGACGCCGACCTGAACGTCGTTGCCGAGCGCAACCGGCACGCCCCCCATTCGCTTGGACAGCTGGCCTGCCAGCGGGTAAGTCAACATCCAGCCGGGGAGGTTTCCAGCGTTGCTCAGGGTTCCGGCGCTGAGGTCGATTTGCCCAGGAGCACCGACGCCGATGCCGAGCAAGTCAGACATTTCAATCTGGGCGTCGCCGACTGCGGCGCGAATCGAATCAGCGATCGTGTCGGTGACATCGTCGGGCCCGCCAACCGTTGGCGTGGGCCGACGGTCGCTGCCCAAGACGGCGTTCTTCGGATCGACGATGACGACCTGGATCTTTGTGCCGCCGAGGTCGACTCCTGCTCGCATCATGATGTGCCCTTTCGCATGCCGGTTGAGAGATCAGAGCTATCAAAGGATGCTCGCGCACGCAACCGCCGCTTGTCCTGCCGAAGCTGCACATTGTCGGTGGTCAAGGGCATCAATCGCTAGTTGGAACCAACTCGCGACGAAGCCGGGCCGCGATCAGAGTGACGTCGTCGCGCTTCCATTGGTCTTCGGTCGCCCGTGATCGGGCCGCGGCCATCACTGACTGCACCAGTTCCTGCGATGAGGTTCCCGCCGCCGCCAGTAGCTGCGCGATCAACTCATGAATGCCCGCATCCTCAAGTTGTTCGCCAGCCTCGTTGCGAGCTTCGGTAATTCCATCAGTCCACATCACCATCGTGTGATGGTCATCGAATCTGGCCGTTTCGCTGCGCCAGACTCCGCCGAGGCTGGAAAGCAACGGTCCGGTGGTGCCCAGTTCAAAACGCTCGCCCAGGTCACTGATGATCAGTGGTGACAAGTGTCCGGCATTCACCCATTCGATCTGCTTATAGGTCGGATCGATGACAACTCCACACAGGGTCGCGAACCGGCTCTCTTCGGTGCTGAGTAGGCGCTGTGACCGGCGCACTGCGTTGAGCATGCTCCCGCCGGTCTCCAAGACGCTGGCAATCGTCAGCTTCAATCGCAGGCCGATCACACCAGCGTCGGCACCGTGACCGGAGACGTCGACCATCACGACGGCGGTGCGCCCATCCGGCAGCGCGTAGGCGTCCCACCAGTCACCAGCCAGCACGCCCTCGGCAGGCAGCTGCTCGCCGTATACGTCGACTCCGACCGCCGACACCTGCCGTTCGCGGGTCAGTTCC is from Candidatus Nanopelagicales bacterium and encodes:
- a CDS encoding FUSC family protein — its product is MHDPGNLILRRALRVAIVLPLAYVAVRYGLDLPAGAPYAGFGTFVLLAFADFGGPTKDRARAYVLAGLAGLVAIAIGTAASNSFWASVIVTFVVCTTLAYSGVLRGYVAAATTSILLPFVIAVTAPGDLTALWPRLIGFGVAVVFALVGALVLWPVHIRSELRAAVSEVLAASANVVRSLWPDVATGPAVDSDQAQRDLKDAEHRLHEKYGGQLLRPGSATSRDRALVLLIDELTRLRMFLLWRPDANNLKMPGDAALARTTADLLDVCTAALGQGGPPPDPLGMEEERDRHRQASERWASRELAEGNAPLVKSALDAGFQLRLVATVTELVAGDSRVAVGAPAAGYRPTTAGVALPTPHRSTWSTLSAQLSLSSPWLRNSLRSGLALTIAVAVAGLAELEHPFWVVLGTMTALRFDAIGTGRTAVQAIVGTTAGFVVGTGVLLLVGDYPVALWVLLPIVVFLSGYTPGAISLVVGQASFTVFVIVFYALVAGPSIKTGEIRVVDVGIGLLISLMVSALMWPRGVAARVRKTLAGSVHAATAYLVVAYDRLLLGQVAVAKAGTSRAAAYRAAALADETFDLALA
- a CDS encoding ROK family protein, with protein sequence MMRAGVDLGGTKIQVVIVDPKNAVLGSDRRPTPTVGGPDDVTDTIADSIRAAVGDAQIEMSDLLGIGVGAPGQIDLSAGTLSNAGNLPGWMLTYPLAGQLSKRMGGVPVALGNDVQVGVNAEVHLGAGRSFNSLLGVFCGTGVGGGVVIDREMWVGRGAAGEIGHVCIMAKGGAPCTCGRSGCMEAYAGRAAMEIQARKWKSKGKKTVLFKIMKKKDRVRLSSGVWYRAIKQKDKMAIKLMDRAIWALGAGVGSSVNLLDVDAVIIGGGLGIRMGKPFVRDIEKAMMPHLIKSKNPPKVLLAELGDLGGALGAALLVEKLVKVPAIKTTRAPAAAARSRQARTAAQNAAASLGTKAPAKRSTTRRTPAAKRVAAADAAKAPAKPPAKAGAKTTVARKAPAKKAPVKRPAAKKAPVKKAPTS